A genomic segment from Alkalilimnicola ehrlichii MLHE-1 encodes:
- a CDS encoding ABC transporter permease, producing MAVAWSRAPRRGLIATLLDPLRRVGPWRLFALGMGTLLFVPIAVTLASWLTPDMEVWRHIQQTLLAEILGNTVMLVLGVGSGVLFLGVSLAWLTARCDFPGRGLFDWALILPLAVPTYVLAFVFVGLFEFAGPVQSFLRETVSSDLRLPSIRSTPGLILVMSLVLYPYVYMLSRAAFLSQGTAPMEAARVQGLSAWGSFFRVALPMARPAIAAGTALALMETLADFGAVSVFNFETFTTAIYRAWFGYYSLAAAGQLAALLLLIILLGLTAEKAARGRARFDQRQAGGVTRIPLRGWRAWAATGFAASVLFLGFLLPVLQLVIWGWGHLADFNERYLELVLNTLTLGAVSAFITVTIALLLAYARRVQPDFITRRAVGASTLGYALPGSVLAVGIMIVFTWLDHRVADLLEPLVGDIGGQLLTGSVFALIIAYVMRFMAVAFGAVDSALEQIRPSLREAARSLGARDWEIIRRIYIPVLRPGLITAALLVGVDVMKEMPATLLLRPFGWDTLAVRIFEFTVEGQWERAALPAVTLVAVGLIPVIFLVSRTVRKHPRNQKPAAAEALQT from the coding sequence ATGGCCGTGGCCTGGTCCAGGGCTCCCCGCCGGGGCCTGATCGCCACGCTGCTCGACCCGCTGCGGCGGGTCGGGCCGTGGCGTTTGTTCGCCTTGGGCATGGGGACCCTGCTCTTCGTCCCCATCGCGGTGACCCTGGCCAGTTGGCTCACGCCGGACATGGAGGTCTGGCGCCACATCCAGCAGACCCTGTTAGCGGAGATCCTCGGCAACACCGTGATGCTGGTGCTGGGAGTGGGATCCGGCGTGCTCTTCCTGGGGGTCAGCCTGGCCTGGCTGACGGCCCGCTGTGACTTCCCCGGCCGAGGCCTGTTCGACTGGGCACTGATCCTGCCCCTGGCCGTGCCCACCTATGTCCTGGCCTTCGTCTTTGTCGGCCTGTTCGAGTTCGCGGGGCCGGTGCAGAGCTTTTTGCGCGAGACCGTCTCCAGCGACCTGCGGCTGCCCTCTATCCGCTCCACCCCCGGGCTCATCCTGGTCATGAGCCTCGTGCTCTACCCCTATGTCTACATGCTCAGCCGGGCCGCCTTTCTCAGCCAGGGGACGGCCCCCATGGAGGCGGCACGGGTCCAGGGCCTGAGCGCCTGGGGCAGCTTTTTCCGGGTGGCGCTGCCCATGGCCCGGCCGGCCATCGCGGCCGGCACGGCACTGGCGCTGATGGAGACCCTGGCCGACTTCGGGGCGGTCTCGGTATTCAACTTCGAGACCTTCACCACCGCCATCTACCGAGCCTGGTTCGGTTATTACAGCCTTGCCGCGGCGGGCCAGTTGGCCGCCCTGCTGTTGCTGATCATCCTGCTCGGCCTGACCGCGGAGAAGGCCGCCCGGGGCCGCGCCCGTTTCGACCAGCGCCAGGCCGGCGGGGTCACCCGCATCCCCCTGCGTGGCTGGCGCGCCTGGGCGGCCACCGGCTTCGCCGCCAGCGTGCTGTTCCTGGGCTTTCTGCTGCCAGTGCTGCAACTGGTCATCTGGGGTTGGGGGCACCTGGCCGATTTCAACGAACGCTACTTGGAACTGGTGCTCAACACCCTCACCCTGGGGGCGGTCTCCGCCTTCATCACCGTCACCATCGCCCTGCTGCTTGCCTACGCGCGTCGTGTGCAGCCGGACTTCATCACCCGCCGCGCCGTCGGCGCCTCCACTCTGGGGTACGCCCTGCCCGGCTCGGTGTTGGCGGTGGGGATCATGATCGTCTTCACCTGGCTCGACCACCGGGTGGCCGACCTGCTGGAGCCGCTGGTCGGGGATATCGGCGGCCAACTGCTCACCGGCAGTGTCTTCGCGCTGATCATCGCCTATGTCATGCGCTTCATGGCGGTGGCCTTCGGTGCGGTGGACAGTGCCCTCGAGCAGATCCGGCCCAGCTTGCGCGAGGCCGCTCGCAGCCTGGGCGCGCGGGATTGGGAGATCATCCGCCGCATCTACATCCCGGTGCTGCGGCCGGGTCTGATCACCGCGGCGCTGCTGGTCGGTGTCGATGTCATGAAGGAGATGCCCGCGACCCTGCTGCTCCGGCCCTTCGGCTGGGACACGCTAGCGGTGCGCATCTTCGAGTTCACCGTGGAGGGGCAGTGGGAGCGCGCCGCGCTGCCGGCGGTCACCCTGGTGGCCGTGGGCCTGATCCCGGTGATCTTCCTGGTCAGCCGGACGGTGCGCAAGCACCCGCGCAACCAGAAGCCGGCCGCCGCTGAAGCGCTCCAGACCTGA
- the gcvT gene encoding glycine cleavage system aminomethyltransferase GcvT has translation MQRTPLYRRHQEAGARLVEFAGWQMPLDYGSALAEHRAVREDCGLFDVSHMAITDLEGQGARDALRLILAADVARLDEAAPGKALYGCLLNEAGGIIDDLIVFRRGAERYRIVSNAATRGSVQRWLERLTAAFGLQPEARTDLAMIALQGPAAPSLIEQLPEAAAAVGLGAFEALDGERIFVSRTGYTGEDGFELILPGPRASQTWDHLVAAGARPCGLAARDSLRLEAGLNLNGQDMTPETTPLECGLGWTVHWTPEDRDFIGRHPLEAQRREGAPWCRQGLVLRERGVPRHGHAVLDAADRVIGEVTSGGWSPVLQRGIALARVPNGTGGPLRVRVRDRALSAEPVRPPFVRNGKPRVDVPD, from the coding sequence ATGCAACGCACCCCGCTCTATCGCCGTCATCAGGAAGCCGGCGCCCGCCTGGTGGAATTTGCCGGCTGGCAGATGCCGCTGGATTACGGCTCCGCCCTGGCCGAACACCGCGCCGTGCGCGAGGACTGCGGCCTGTTCGACGTCTCCCACATGGCCATCACCGATCTCGAGGGCCAGGGGGCCCGCGACGCCCTGCGCCTGATCCTCGCCGCCGATGTGGCCCGGCTCGACGAGGCCGCCCCCGGCAAGGCCCTCTACGGTTGCCTGCTGAATGAGGCCGGCGGCATCATCGACGACCTCATCGTCTTCCGCCGCGGCGCGGAACGCTACCGCATCGTCTCCAACGCCGCCACCCGGGGCAGCGTCCAGCGCTGGCTGGAGCGGCTCACTGCGGCCTTCGGCCTGCAGCCGGAGGCTCGTACCGACCTGGCAATGATCGCGCTGCAGGGGCCGGCCGCCCCCAGTCTCATCGAACAGCTGCCGGAGGCAGCCGCCGCCGTGGGCCTGGGCGCCTTCGAGGCCCTGGATGGGGAGCGGATCTTCGTCAGCCGCACCGGCTACACCGGCGAAGACGGCTTCGAACTGATCCTGCCCGGCCCCCGGGCCAGCCAAACCTGGGACCACCTGGTGGCCGCCGGCGCCCGACCCTGCGGGCTGGCGGCCCGGGACAGCCTGCGCCTGGAGGCGGGCCTGAACCTGAACGGCCAGGACATGACCCCGGAGACCACGCCGCTGGAGTGCGGCCTGGGCTGGACCGTGCACTGGACGCCGGAGGATCGTGACTTCATCGGCCGCCATCCGCTGGAGGCCCAACGCCGGGAGGGGGCGCCATGGTGCCGGCAGGGCCTGGTCCTGCGCGAGCGCGGCGTGCCCCGCCACGGGCATGCGGTGCTGGACGCCGCCGACCGGGTGATCGGTGAGGTCACCAGCGGCGGCTGGTCGCCGGTATTGCAACGGGGCATTGCCCTGGCCCGGGTGCCCAACGGCACCGGGGGGCCGCTACGGGTCCGGGTCCGCGACCGCGCCCTGAGCGCCGAGCCGGTCCGGCCGCCCTTCGTCCGCAATGGCAAGCCGCGGGTGGACGTCCCCGACTAG
- the gcvH gene encoding glycine cleavage system protein GcvH produces the protein MTQVPDNLKYNRTHEWTRLEDDGTLTIGITDHAQSELGDLVFVETPTVGRHYDAEEACAVVESVKAASDIYAPVGGEVIEANSELQDSPELVNTDPYGEGWIMRIRPDDSDDLEQLLDPEDYQDLVADEE, from the coding sequence ATGACCCAGGTACCAGACAACCTCAAGTACAACCGCACCCACGAGTGGACCCGCTTGGAGGACGACGGCACGCTCACCATCGGCATCACCGATCACGCCCAGAGCGAACTGGGCGATTTGGTGTTCGTGGAGACGCCCACGGTGGGGCGCCACTACGACGCCGAGGAGGCCTGCGCCGTGGTGGAATCGGTCAAGGCCGCCTCCGACATCTACGCGCCGGTGGGCGGCGAGGTGATCGAGGCCAATTCAGAGCTGCAGGACAGCCCGGAGCTGGTCAACACCGACCCCTACGGCGAGGGTTGGATCATGCGCATCCGCCCGGACGACAGCGACGACCTGGAGCAACTGCTGGACCCGGAGGACTACCAGGACCTGGTGGCCGACGAGGAGTAA
- the gcvPA gene encoding aminomethyl-transferring glycine dehydrogenase subunit GcvPA, protein MPFIPHTEAEVRRMLEVIGVRHLDALFDEIPAALRAPPPQGVPEGLPEMAVRRIARRRAAQDRQPVSFLGAGCYEHHIPAAVWQIAARGEFYSAYTPYQAEASQGTLQVIYEFQSMLSALTGLAVSNASLYDGATATAEAALMAVRQRRRDAAHRVLVPHTLHPLYRRVLSTLLAPQGIELTLLDYDPDQGHLPEHALEGVSGGFDALLLPQPNFLGVLEPVDTLTRAAQARGALVIGVVNPIALARLAPPGEWGEAGADIACGEGQPLGIPMSSGGPGFGFLTCRRPLMRQLPGRLVGRTVDLDGKPGYTLTLQAREQHIRRGRATSNICTNQGLMATAATLYLALLGPDGLERVADCCLARTHALVEALTGLPGVQSALRGPHFHEAVLRLDRPVAPVLQALEDHGILGGHDLSADYPELGNALLVCATEMRDEVDIEYYRDSLAAVLNTRPDPVPSP, encoded by the coding sequence GTGCCCTTTATCCCCCACACCGAGGCCGAGGTCCGCCGGATGCTGGAGGTCATCGGTGTCCGGCACCTGGACGCGCTGTTCGACGAGATCCCGGCGGCGCTGCGGGCTCCGCCGCCGCAGGGGGTGCCGGAGGGGCTACCGGAGATGGCGGTCCGGCGCATCGCCCGGCGGCGGGCGGCCCAGGACCGCCAACCGGTCTCTTTTCTCGGGGCCGGCTGCTACGAGCACCATATCCCCGCCGCCGTCTGGCAGATCGCCGCCCGCGGTGAGTTTTACAGCGCCTACACGCCCTACCAGGCCGAGGCCTCCCAGGGCACCCTGCAGGTCATCTACGAATTCCAGTCCATGCTCAGCGCCCTCACCGGCCTGGCGGTCAGCAACGCCTCGCTCTACGACGGCGCCACCGCCACCGCGGAGGCGGCGCTGATGGCCGTCCGCCAGCGCCGCCGTGACGCCGCGCATCGCGTGCTGGTGCCCCACACCCTGCACCCGCTCTACCGCCGGGTGCTGAGCACCCTGCTGGCGCCCCAGGGCATCGAGCTGACGCTGCTGGACTACGACCCCGACCAGGGGCATCTGCCGGAGCACGCCCTGGAGGGGGTGAGCGGCGGCTTCGACGCCCTGCTGTTGCCGCAGCCCAATTTCCTCGGGGTGCTGGAGCCGGTGGACACCCTCACCCGCGCCGCCCAGGCCCGCGGTGCGCTGGTGATCGGGGTGGTCAACCCCATTGCCCTGGCCCGGCTGGCACCGCCCGGTGAGTGGGGCGAGGCCGGCGCCGACATCGCCTGCGGCGAGGGGCAGCCCCTGGGCATCCCGATGAGTTCCGGTGGCCCCGGTTTCGGCTTTTTGACCTGCCGGCGCCCGCTTATGCGCCAGCTACCGGGGCGGCTGGTGGGGCGGACCGTGGACCTGGACGGCAAGCCCGGCTACACCCTCACCCTGCAGGCGCGCGAGCAGCACATCCGCCGGGGCCGTGCCACCTCCAACATCTGCACCAACCAGGGCCTGATGGCCACCGCCGCCACCCTCTACTTGGCCCTGCTGGGTCCCGACGGCCTGGAGCGGGTCGCCGACTGCTGCCTGGCCCGCACCCATGCCCTGGTGGAGGCCCTGACCGGCCTGCCGGGCGTGCAATCCGCGCTGCGCGGGCCACACTTTCATGAGGCCGTGCTGCGCCTGGACCGCCCGGTGGCCCCGGTGCTGCAGGCCCTGGAAGACCACGGCATCCTCGGCGGCCACGACCTGTCGGCGGACTATCCGGAACTGGGCAACGCCCTGCTGGTTTGCGCCACCGAGATGCGCGACGAGGTGGATATCGAGTACTACCGGGACAGCCTGGCCGCGGTGCTGAACACCCGGCCTGACCCCGTCCCCTCACCATAA